Genomic window (Streptococcus suis S735):
ACCGCCACAACCCAGAGGGCTGGTGCAAATCCCATCAAGAAGCCAACAAAGGCATAGAGACCGACACGAACCACCAGAGTTGCAAGAATGGTATCCAATTTGTTTTTGGTCTTGTCTGCCCAAATCCCGATAAAGAGGCCTGCCAAAATCGGCAAGGTTTCAGATGCGGTAATCATAGCCAGGGCAAACTTGGTATCTGGTAAGAGTAAAACATAGTTCATCAAAGCCAGATAGTAAAGCGTATCTCCAAAGTTGGAAATCAAGTCTGCCACAAAGCTAGATAGAAATAATTTATTGTGAATCAACCTTTTCATAAACGTCTCCTTAAACATCAATTAAATATTTGTTTAATGTTATTTTACACTTTATTTCAATAAAGTCAATATTTAATTTTATAAAAATTAATTTTTTTAAACGGTAAATTCTCAAAGTAAGTTCTAGTTCCCGTCCTTCCAGAAGTTACTCTGAGAAAACTGCATAACATCAACAGAATTTAGTCTCAGACTAAGTTCTGTTTTTGACTAAAAATGTTGATAATAGTGAGTTTTAGGGTTGAAAATGTTGAAAAAAGAGTACACTAAAGTTACTGGCTCTGAGACGTCTCAAAGTAAGTTCTAGCTATCTGGAATTTTGGATGGAACAAGTTCCTTTCTATTTTGAAATTATTTTTTGATAAAAACTAGCGATTACTTATCCAATAATCGAGGTGATTGAATGACGTTCTCAGGGTCAATTTTAGAGATTCCCAAAAGTGTTGCCAATTCCTCACCGTAGGTAAATGTAAAGAGTTCATAGGCTGATTTTCCGTTGAAAGAAGCTCGTTTGACGCTGTTGATATGCGAACAAACCAGGTTGATGTCCTCCTGTGTCAAGTTGTCAAAAGAACTTCTTTTAGGAAGAATATCTCTGATAAGTGTGTGATTCTTCTCAATTCTCCCCTTCTGGTCAGAACGATTGGGGTCACAGAAGAATAGCTTAGATTCTCCGCGAACATCCATTTCGATATCGTCCACTCTAGCGAATTCACCGCCATTATCGGTCAGAATGACAGGAAATATTTCGCAAAAGTCCATCTCTTTCTGATGCAGGTCATTCTTGATAGCGTAGAGATGTTTAGCGACCTCATTAGCTGTTTTATTATCAAGTAATTGAGCGAAGATAAAGTTACAGAAGGAGAGGTTAAAGGTGAGAAGTACCTTTCCGCCGATCCGTCCAGTAACGGTGTCCATTTCCAGCCAATAGCTGATTCCTTTCTCTGTGAGAAAGCGTTGGAAGTCCTCGTAAGACCGTCCTTCTTTGGCGATTTTAGGAATGGGTTGTAGGTTTCTGATTCTCCGCTTTCTGAATTTCACGACACGGGGGAAATCAATGGGCTTTGTGGACAGATAGCCTTTTTCAAGGTATCGGTAGATAGAAGCTCTGGATGCCGACATTTCGTTTGAGGCGATGATGTGGTTGAGGTGTTGTCCCTTTTGGATGGCAGCAGAAACAATCTCATCCATGCGATAGAATTCTTCCTTGTTTAGTGCAACACCTGTTCTCGAATCTGAGAGCTTAACTTCATAATCAAGCTGAGCTCTTTTTGCGTAGTAGAACTGTTTCTGGTATCCGCAGTTGCTTCTCTTTTTCGGACAGGCATTACAAACGTAAGGAGTCTTTTTGAGTAGAGGGCAGGCCTCACAATTGGAGGTACTAGAGTTCTCTTTTATCACCCTATTTCTCCGAACTTCTTTTGAAATTGTGGACGGATCTTTTCCTAACTTAGCTGCTATA
Coding sequences:
- a CDS encoding IS30 family transposase, whose amino-acid sequence is MKNKHLTLSDRNDIQIGIEQLKPFSAIAAKLGKDPSTISKEVRRNRVIKENSSTSNCEACPLLKKTPYVCNACPKKRSNCGYQKQFYYAKRAQLDYEVKLSDSRTGVALNKEEFYRMDEIVSAAIQKGQHLNHIIASNEMSASRASIYRYLEKGYLSTKPIDFPRVVKFRKRRIRNLQPIPKIAKEGRSYEDFQRFLTEKGISYWLEMDTVTGRIGGKVLLTFNLSFCNFIFAQLLDNKTANEVAKHLYAIKNDLHQKEMDFCEIFPVILTDNGGEFARVDDIEMDVRGESKLFFCDPNRSDQKGRIEKNHTLIRDILPKRSSFDNLTQEDINLVCSHINSVKRASFNGKSAYELFTFTYGEELATLLGISKIDPENVIQSPRLLDK